The nucleotide sequence TTCTTGATCGGGGTGATCTTGAGTTCGCGCACCATCGCTGCCTACCCGGCCCTGCCGCCGAGGACCCCGCTCAAGAGCGCCATGCGGACCGGCACCGCGAGGAACGCCTCGCGGAAGTAGGCTGCGTGCGGGGTTCGATCGACCTCGGGATCGATCTCGCCCGCGCGCGGAAGCGGATGCATCACGATCAAGCGGGGTTTGGCGCTCGCCAGCACCCTCGCGTCGATCCGATAGGAGCCCGCGACCTTGCGGTACTCTCCTTCGTCGGGAAATCGCTCCTTCTGGATTCGGGTGACGTAGAGGACGTCGGCGTCGCGAACCGCTCGCTCGATATCGGGCTCCTCGGTGATCTTGACACCGAGCTGATTGAGCTCGGCACGGGACTCGTCGGGCAGCCTCAGGGCGGGGGGTGAGGCGAGGACCAGCTCGGAGCCGAGGATCCCGAGCGCATAGGCGAGCGAATGGACCGTCCGCCCGTACTTGAGGTCACCAAGAAGCACGACCTTCAGCCCGGCGAGGGTCCCGAACGCCTCCCGCATCGTGGCGAGATCGAGGAGGGCCTGCGTCGGATGCTGGCCAGCCCCATCCCCAGCGTTGATCACCGGTTTGTCGGACGCGTCCGCAGCGAGGCGGGCCGCCCCTTCGTTCGGATGGCGGATCACGATGGCATCGGAGTAGGAACTCAGCATCCGGACGGTGTCGTACAGGCTCTCGCCCTTCTTCATCGAAGAGATCCCCGAGTCCGCGATGGTGATGCAGCGGCCCCCAAGGCGCTGGACCGCCGCCTCGAAGGATAGGCGCGTGCGGGTCGAGGGCTCGAAGAACGCCATCGCGACGATCTTTCCGGCAAGCGCGTTGCTCGCCTTCTTCCCTTCCGCGATCGGGATCATCTTGCGCGACGCACTGAGCAGATCGGTGATCTCCCGGGGGGAGAGATCGCGGATGGAGACGAGGTCGCGGCCCTTCAGCGCCATCCCATTCTCGGAGCATGGGTCACTCCTTAAACGTTGCCGAGCCTCGGTTTTCGCCGGGAATGTCGAACCCGGTGGGGATGCGCCAGCCCCGCAATGTGGTCCTCTTCGGCCTCGTTGCCTTCGCCTGGGGAATGAACTACATCTTCGTCCCGATCGGTCTCGAGTACACGAGCCCGCTCTGGCTCGCGACCCTTCGGGCGGGGATCGCCATCGTCTTCGTCGCGCCCTACGTCTACGTCCGGCACCGACGGAGCGTCCTCACGAATCGAGATCGCCGGGACGCGCTGCTCCTCGGGGTCCCGAACACGGCGCTCTTCCTGGGCCTGTGGTTCGTGGCCGCTCCGCAGGTCGCTGCCGGGGAGACGGCGATCCTGATCTACACCTTCCCGCTCTGGGTAGCCCTCTTCTCGCCCTGGGTGCTCGGTCATCATCTGAGCCAACGGCACTGGATCGCGATCACGGTCGGGTTTCTAGGGATCGTCGCGATCAGCCAGCCCTGGACCCTCGGAGCGGGCTCGATCCCTCCCGGGGCACTTCTTGAACTGCTCGGAGCCGCTGTGAGCTGGGCGATCGGCACCGTGCTCTACCAGCGACGCTTCCAAGGGGCGCAGGTCGTCCAAGAGGCCAACGCCTACCAGCTCGGCGGCGGTGCGCTCCTCCTTCTCCTCACGACGGTCCTGGTCGAACCGGGAACCATCCCCCCCGGCGCTCCCCAGTTGTGGATAGCCGTTCTCTGGATAGGAGTCTTCGGGACCGCCTTCTCCTACATGGTGTGGTACTACCTGCTCGATCAAGTCCCCGCAGCGACCCTCGCGGCGTACAGCTTCCTCACGCCGCTGGTCGCCCTGGTAGCTGCCGCCGTACTCCTCGGTGAACGGCTGACGGCCCCCGAACTCGGAGGCGTGGTCCTCGTCCTGATCAGCATCTACGGGATCGGCACCGCCCGGAGAAGGTCGAGAGGTGGTGGGCCCACTGCCACGGAGGAAACGACCGATCCAGGAGCGATCATTGCCGGGGCTCCCGCTGGTCTTGTCGAGAGCGCCCCCACGCGCTCGTTTGGCCGAAGTCAGGAGGGCGCCTTGTTCCGCCCGCTACGTCGATGGAGAGCCCGCCCCTAGCGCGGCTCCAACGGCTCGCGGCACGGCCAACGCCGGCCGCCAGTGAGCCCTCAAACGCACGTGCCGACACCGTCTCCCAGCTCCGAGCCTCGGTGGGGCAGGGACGTCCCTCGCTCAGGGAGCGTCGCGCGGGGTCAATGGAACGCGGGTCGTCCTGAAGTCGAACGTCGACCACCGGTGGCAGGATGGACAGGCCATGTACCGCGAGGCCCCCAAGCGCAACGCCGTTACGGAAGCGCCGGGTACGAAGTCGTAATCGAATGTCTCTTGGCACTTGGGGCAGGTGAGTCGGGCACGAGACACGATGCCCGGCGTTCCGAGCCCGCGATTACGCCGGTACGACCGATAGTAGAAGAAGACCAAGAGTGCGACCAGGACGACCGCAACGGCGAGTGCAACGGACGCGATCGCCACCATCTACCGGCCCCCCATTCGTGGAGCGTCGTTTCCGGGGACGGATCGGGAGCGATGCGGCTTCAGGAAGCGTCGGACCCCACCAAAGACCGTCACCAGCGGATCGGCGAACACGGGCAGAGCTTGGGAGAGTGCGGCTCCGGGCAGTATCCGCGAATCAGCGCGGGCAGCGCGGGAGTACAGGTCCCAGTCCGCCGCGGCGCGGGCGGCCTTGTTGCGAATCCCCCATAGAAGCTTCCGCCGGTAGACAGGGTTCGGGAAAATCTCCATAAGCCGACGTTGCGTGAGGTGGTCCTCCGCTGCGTCTCGGGCTAGGATCGCCAGGAAATCCCGCTCTCGGGGGCTGAACATCTTCGACCTCCGTCGATATTC is from Thermoplasmata archaeon and encodes:
- the pyrB gene encoding aspartate carbamoyltransferase, which gives rise to MALKGRDLVSIRDLSPREITDLLSASRKMIPIAEGKKASNALAGKIVAMAFFEPSTRTRLSFEAAVQRLGGRCITIADSGISSMKKGESLYDTVRMLSSYSDAIVIRHPNEGAARLAADASDKPVINAGDGAGQHPTQALLDLATMREAFGTLAGLKVVLLGDLKYGRTVHSLAYALGILGSELVLASPPALRLPDESRAELNQLGVKITEEPDIERAVRDADVLYVTRIQKERFPDEGEYRKVAGSYRIDARVLASAKPRLIVMHPLPRAGEIDPEVDRTPHAAYFREAFLAVPVRMALLSGVLGGRAG
- a CDS encoding DMT family transporter, whose protein sequence is MSNPVGMRQPRNVVLFGLVAFAWGMNYIFVPIGLEYTSPLWLATLRAGIAIVFVAPYVYVRHRRSVLTNRDRRDALLLGVPNTALFLGLWFVAAPQVAAGETAILIYTFPLWVALFSPWVLGHHLSQRHWIAITVGFLGIVAISQPWTLGAGSIPPGALLELLGAAVSWAIGTVLYQRRFQGAQVVQEANAYQLGGGALLLLLTTVLVEPGTIPPGAPQLWIAVLWIGVFGTAFSYMVWYYLLDQVPAATLAAYSFLTPLVALVAAAVLLGERLTAPELGGVVLVLISIYGIGTARRRSRGGGPTATEETTDPGAIIAGAPAGLVESAPTRSFGRSQEGALFRPLRRWRARP